Proteins encoded within one genomic window of Chlamydiota bacterium:
- a CDS encoding EutN/CcmL family microcompartment protein, which yields MQLGRVVGSVVSTRKSEKIQGLTLLLVRQVSHTGADLDNYTVAVDVVQAGTGDLVLYAEGSSCRQTAPTDKRPVDGVVMAVVDSWEVGGREIYRKGASAGAA from the coding sequence ATGCAGCTCGGCAGGGTGGTCGGCTCGGTCGTCTCGACGCGCAAGAGCGAAAAGATCCAGGGGCTCACGCTTCTGCTCGTCAGGCAGGTCTCGCACACCGGCGCCGACCTGGACAACTACACGGTCGCGGTCGACGTGGTGCAGGCGGGCACCGGCGACCTGGTGCTGTACGCGGAGGGGAGCTCCTGCCGGCAGACCGCCCCGACCGACAAGCGCCCCGTGGACGGCGTCGTGATGGCGGTCGTCGACTCGTGGGAGGTCGGCGGCAGGGAGATCTACCGCAAGGGCGCGTCGGCCGGGGCCGCATGA